A section of the Rattus norvegicus strain BN/NHsdMcwi chromosome 15, GRCr8, whole genome shotgun sequence genome encodes:
- the LOC120097043 gene encoding small ribosomal subunit protein uS14-like, with translation MGHQQLYWSHPWKFGQGSCSRHVCSNCHGLIRKYGLNVCGQCFRQYVKDMGFIKLE, from the coding sequence ATGGGTCACCAGCAGCTCTACTGGAGTCACCCGTGGAAGTTTGGCCAGGGTTCTTGCTCTCGCCACGTCTGCTCTAACTGCCACGGTCTGATCCGTAAATATGGACTGAACGTGTGCGGACAGTGCTTCCGTCAGTACGTGAAGGACATGGGCTTCATTAAGTTGGAGTAA